TAACGGTTCAGAAGAAAAGCAACAATGGCAGTGGCGCAGAAGGAAGTAATCTGGGACTGCAGTTGGAGAGGAAAGAAGAGTTTGGGAGCAGGGAGGAAGCAGCAGTTGGAAAAGCGGCAATGCTACAGGAGAAGCCGTCaataaggaaatattttttccaaaaaatcgaaagaataGAGAAGAGATTGGAAAGTGGTGAAGTCGATGAGAGAGATATCGAAGATAGTTTGCGGCAGTTGAATGGATTTTATGACAAGTTGCTGGCAACGAATGAAATAGACGAGGAAGTCTTTGAACAATACGAGGAGATGACGGAAAGACTTAGTATTCGACGGAAAGTCGTTGGAGagcaaaaaatggagaaagcagAGGGAAAAGAAATCCGCAGCAACATCAGGTTAAGCGAAGTGAGGATACCCGAGTTCAGCGGCAAAATTGAGGACTGGGAGTCATTCCATgacttatttaaaaatttgctgCATAATTCGCCTCATTTTTCCGAAGTAGAGAAATTATACAGGCTGAAGGCAGCCATTAAAGGAGACGCAGCTCAACTAATTCAGCATTTAAAAATAACCGACTCCAATTATGAAGCTGCCTTTGAATTATTGAAGAAAAGGTACGAGAATAGGAGATTGATGTTCACGAATTTGTGTGATAAGATTCTGGACCAACCAGTAATGAATAGCGATTCAGCGGCAAGTATAAGACGCATGCTTGACACTACCAAAAACTGTGTAATGGCGTTGAGGGGCATGAATGTGTCTACAAAGGATGCTGAACCATTTATTGCCAGAATAATTGTGAGAAAGTTTGATAAGGATGGGTTGCGGCTATATGAGCAACAAGTAAGGAAGCCGAGAGAAATTCAAACTTTGGATgatgtcttagaatttttgcaACAACAATACCTTGCGTTGGAAGCGGCGGGAGAGCAGGAAGTGAACGTGAAGAGAatttatggaaacaaaaataatatgtcAACCAAATTTTGCTACTTTTGTGAGAAAAGTGGGCACGGGGTGATAGAATGCAGGAAGATGTTGGCAATGACACCGGCAGAGAGAAAGCCTGCGGTATctgcgaaaaaaatttgtttcgtttGTCTTTTACACAGGACAGACAGAAAATGCAATAGTGTTGTGCGCTGCAACAAATGTGGAGGTAATCACCATCATTATCTTCACAATGGTGACCAAAGAAGCGTTAATCAGCAAGTTAATCCCACATCATCTATGGTAATTgagagaaaacaacaacaagttttATTGGCAACAGCATTGGTAAAAGTACGGGCAGCGACGGGAGAATTTGAGTTGCTACGGGCAATGATAGATCAAGGGTCACAGATAACATCAATTTCGGAAGAAGCTTCGCAGATTTTGGGATTgccaaggataaaagaaaaaacggAAATACACGGCTTGGGTGGTACTTTGGTTGGTGTGTCGAAGTACAAAGTGGACTTAGTTATAAAGCCAAGATTTCTTAGCAAACATGTATTCAATTCACAGGCGATGGTACTACCTACGATAATGAGCCAGCAGCCAGGTAAATCCTTCGACATAGATATGAAGCAATGGCGAAACTGTATGTTGGCTGATCCATTCTTCAATAAATCCGATCGCATTGATCTAATAATCGGTGGAGACATTTACGCCGACATAATGGAAAAAGGGCAGAAGAGAGTAAGCGGTCCGTTCTCACAACAAACGAAACTTGGTTGGATAGTATCTGGAGCTCTATCCAATGGAATAAGCAAAGTGGAAAAAGTGCAGGTGGCTGCGACGAACCTTGAACGTTTTTGGGAAGTAGAGGAAGTGGAAGCAGAAGATCAGTGTACAAATGATGACCAGTGGTGCAtgcagaattttgaaaaatcgacCGTTATTCGAGATGATGGTCGATTGATGGTGTCATTACCTTTTAAGGCTGATATGGAACTAGGCGAATCCAAACCGCAAGCAATGGCCAGGTTTTTGAATGGTGAAAAGAAGTTGGAGAAATATCCATCACTAAAAGCTGAATATATAACCTTCATGCGAGAGTATCGGGAACTGGGTCATATGGTGCAAGTACCGATGGAGATGAAAGGAAAATATTACTTACCGCATCAAGCAGTGATCAGAGAAGATAGCCGAACAACGAAAGTGCGAGTGGTGTTTGATGCATCAGCGAAAACATCGAATCAAAGAAGTTTGAATGACATAATGCACACTGGACCTAAACTTCAACGCGATATATTTGATATAATGTTGAAATGGCGTTTATGGAAGTATGTATTGACAGGAGACGTGGAAAAGATGTATCGGCAGATTGTAGTGAGgccagaagatcaagaatatcaaTACATACTTTGGAGAGAGAACAGAGCGGAACCAATAAAGCAATATCGTTTAACAACAGTAACATATGGCACATCAGCGGCGCCGTTTCTGGCAGTAAGGTCACTGTTCATGATAGGTGATTACTGCAAAGAGGAGATGgtgaaaaatattataaaagaaGATTTTTATATGGATGACCTCATGACTGGAGCTGATACTGTAAAGGGAAGTCAACATATTCTGCAATCAGTGGCACAGCAGCTGCAGaagtttaattttcatttgagaaaATGGATTTCAAATGACCCTAAAATTACGGAAATTGTAGAAAATCGAGGACGCAATGAAGTTATATCGATTAAAGACGACGAGTCCATAAAAACCTTGGGTGTTGGGTGGGATCCCAATATGGACCACTTTCGATTCAACGTCAGCTTTAGTCATCCTTCACAAATGACAAAGAGAAAAGTACTGTCATTGGTAGCTAGAATTTTCGACCCATTGGGATGGTTATCACCAATAACGGTGGTAGCAAAATTGATCGTTCAGAAGCTGTGGCTGTTAAATATAGATTGGGATGAGACGATACCCGAGGAAATTTTGACGCAATGGCTAGAATTCGCAAATCATTTGGATTCtcttcataaaataaaaatccctAGATGGCTGGGTACATCGACAACTACAAAGTTCGAGCTTCATGGCTTTTCAGACGCGTCCGAGAAAGCATATTCCGCAGTAATATTCATTAAATGTGAAATGAGGGTGACTTTACTAACTGCCAAAAGTAAGGTCAAcccaatcaaaaataaaaagacgCTGCCAAAATTGGAGCTGTGTGGTGCACATCTGTTGGCGAGATTGTTGAATAGGGCAGAGAAAATCATAGGAAGAGAGACGAACGTGTTTGCATGGACTGATTCAACAATCACACTGGGGTGGATCCAAAATAATCGTAGCAAGGACAAATTCATAAAGAATAAGGTGCAGGATATAAATGTGCTTGTACCAACAGCAACATGGAGATATGTTGGCACAAAGGAAAATCCAGCAGATATTGCATCAAGAGGTATTCAACCACATCGGCTAATGGACTATAAGCTATGGTGGAATGGTCCTGAATGGTTGCGGGAGCCTTCAAGTCATTGGCCTGAACTACCACAGAGGACTGCAGTGATAGCATCGACGATGGTAACAACAGAAGTAAATTTTTTGGATGATATAATGACGAGATACTCCAGGTTTTCTAAAATGCGGCGTGTAGTGGCATACGTCATTCGATTTATTGAGAGGACAaggaataaaatcaaaatttctggTGGTTTAGCTGTGCATGAACTTATAGAAGCTGAAGAACATATACTATCACGTCATCAGCAAGTTatgttttctaaagaaattataTCTTTAAAAAGAGGATCTTCAATTGATCGAGGCAGCCGTATAGTGGGACTACATCCTTTCTTAGACAGAAGAGGCATACTTCGAGTTGGCGGTCGActgcaaaatgcaaatatgtCCTTCAATCAAAAACATCCAATTGTATTGAATAAATCGAATCTGACAGCCGCAATAGTGCGATCGTTTCATCTGGCAACTTTACATGGAGGAAACAGATTGACTGAAACATCCACAAAACGCAAATATTGGATTATTGGCTTGAAAGCAGCGATAAAAAAGTGTATACGATCGTGTCCAAGATGTATACGGTACAAACAAGAGACAGCGAAGCAGATAATGGGTGACTTGCCAGATTCGAGGGTTACAGCGATGCAACCTTTCTTATATACAGGAGTGGACTACGCTGGACCTATAAGGATGAAGTGCTCCAGAAACAGAGGACAAAAGTGTTTTAAAGGATACATTGCTATATTTGTCTGCATGTCAACAAAAGCAATTCATCTGGAAGCTGTGAGCGATTTGTCCACATCAGCATTTTTGGCAGCCTTGAAACGGTTCTTTTCCAGAAGAGGAAAGAGTGCTAAAATGTACAGCGACAATGGGACAAATTTTGTTGGAGCGAAAAATAGACTTGATGCGGACTAAAAGCTGTTATTCAAAGAAATCGAGACGTGATGCCAGTGCTGGCGGAGGAAGGTGTGGAGTGGCATTTTATCCCCCCGGCAGCCCCTCATCAAGGAGGGATTTGGGAGTCTGGCGTGAAATCTGTGAAGCATCATCTGAGACGTGTTATTGGCGAGACCAGATTAAGTTACGAGGAAATGGCCACATTGCTGTGCCAAATCGAAGCGGTTTTAAACTCAAGGCCATTGGTGTATATGGATAATGAAGAAGTGGAATCTCTTGATTTTTTGTCACCGAGTCATTTTCTGATTGGGAGGCAGACGACGGATGTACCGGAGTATGTCAACGAAGTGGTAGGATCTCTCAACAAGTGGAAGCTGATACAGAAGATGAgaagagatttctggaatcgaTGGAAAGAGGAATATCTTTCAACGTTGCAGCAGCGAAGAAGGTGGAACCGGCCAGAGGTGAATTTGGCGAATGGAGATGTAGTCATCATTAAAAACGAATTGACACATCCAGCGAAATGGCCTATGGGACGAATCATTGAGACTCATCCGGGCAAGGATGGGAGAGTTCGAGTTGTGTCATTGAAGTTGCAAGATTGCATATTAAAACGCCCTGTCCAGAAACTCTGTCCATTAATAAGAGCTTCGGATGAAGAGGTGGAAGAAGTGTCGccacaaacaacaaaagcagGATTGAGGAATACGCAGTCGGCAAACAAGCATGTTTTTAGTGTATTAGTAATGCTGCTACTTGCTGCCACAAGTCAGATTGGAGCAGTGGCTACAACTGGAGGTTCAATCTCTGAGATAAGCAATTCTACTGCAATTTACCTGGATCACTTGGGAACTGTGGATGTAGTAGCGTCTTCATGGAATCTGCTAATCTATTTCAAGCTTGATCCGTTCTTTGAGGTAATTAGCAAATCCGAACAATTGCTGGTGGATATGAGAAATACATGTGGAAAATTGATGACCTTTGAAGACCACTGTGGTCATGTACTGGACGAGATGGAGCAGATAGTG
This Stomoxys calcitrans chromosome 2, idStoCalc2.1, whole genome shotgun sequence DNA region includes the following protein-coding sequences:
- the LOC131994780 gene encoding uncharacterized protein LOC131994780 is translated as MANMEKFVEAQKNLAESMVKIKNKLSEERLTRAGFDQLERNYHDSVKKLKSNHEVMMTIEPKSDDYFVKDFYGLMMNGLVKEVEEMIRSREVTVQKKSNNGSGAEGSNLGLQLERKEEFGSREEAAVGKAAMLQEKPSIRKYFFQKIERIEKRLESGEVDERDIEDSLRQLNGFYDKLLATNEIDEEVFEQYEEMTERLSIRRKVVGEQKMEKAEGKEIRSNIRLSEVRIPEFSGKIEDWESFHDLFKNLLHNSPHFSEVEKLYRLKAAIKGDAAQLIQHLKITDSNYEAAFELLKKRYENRRLMFTNLCDKILDQPVMNSDSAASIRRMLDTTKNCVMALRGMNVSTKDAEPFIARIIVRKFDKDGLRLYEQQVRKPREIQTLDDVLEFLQQQYLALEAAGEQEVNVKRIYGNKNNMSTKFCYFCEKSGHGVIECRKMLAMTPAERKPAVSAKKICFVCLLHRTDRKCNSVVRCNKCGGNHHHYLHNGDQRSVNQQVNPTSSMVIERKQQQVLLATALVKVRAATGEFELLRAMIDQGSQITSISEEASQILGLPRIKEKTEIHGLGGTLVGVSKYKVDLVIKPRFLSKHVFNSQAMVLPTIMSQQPGKSFDIDMKQWRNCMLADPFFNKSDRIDLIIGGDIYADIMEKGQKRVSGPFSQQTKLGWIVSGALSNGISKVEKVQVAATNLERFWEVEEVEAEDQCTNDDQWCMQNFEKSTVIRDDGRLMVSLPFKADMELGESKPQAMARFLNGEKKLEKYPSLKAEYITFMREYRELGHMVQVPMEMKGKYYLPHQAVIREDSRTTKVRVVFDASAKTSNQRSLNDIMHTGPKLQRDIFDIMLKWRLWKYVLTGDVEKMYRQIVVRPEDQEYQYILWRENRAEPIKQYRLTTVTYGTSAAPFLAVRSLFMIGDYCKEEMVKNIIKEDFYMDDLMTGADTVKGSQHILQSVAQQLQKFNFHLRKWISNDPKITEIVENRGRNEVISIKDDESIKTLGVGWDPNMDHFRFNVSFSHPSQMTKRKVLSLVARIFDPLGWLSPITVVAKLIVQKLWLLNIDWDETIPEEILTQWLEFANHLDSLHKIKIPRWLGTSTTTKFELHGFSDASEKAYSAVIFIKCEMRVTLLTAKSKVNPIKNKKTLPKLELCGAHLLARLLNRAEKIIGRETNVFAWTDSTITLGWIQNNRSKDKFIKNKVQDINVLVPTATWRYVGTKENPADIASRGIQPHRLMDYKLWWNGPEWLREPSSHWPELPQRTAVIASTMVTTEVNFLDDIMTRYSRFSKMRRVVAYVIRFIERTRNKIKISGGLAVHELIEAEEHILSRHQQVMFSKEIISLKRGSSIDRGSRIVGLHPFLDRRGILRVGGRLQNANMSFNQKHPIVLNKSNLTAAIVRSFHLATLHGGNRLTETSTKRKYWIIGLKAAIKKCIRSCPRCIRYKQETAKQIMGDLPDSRVTAMQPFLYTGVDYAGPIRMKCSRNRGQKCFKGYIAIFVCMSTKAIHLEAVSDLSTSAFLAALKRFFSRRGKSAKMYSDNGTNFVGAKNRLDAD